Within Pseudomonas brassicacearum, the genomic segment CGCGACAGCATCACCTCGGTTCACCTGATAGACCGAGTTGTCTGCATCGCGGGCAAGCCCAGCTTCCCACAAAGGCTCTCCCACAGGGGGACGGGGTCAGGCCTCGAGACCGAGGATATCCCGCGCCACCGCCTCGGCAATCCGGATCCCGTCCACGCCCGCCGACAGGATCCCGCCGGCATAACCGGCGCCTTCACCGGCCGGGAACAGGCCCTTGACGTTCAGGCTCTGCAGCGATTCGTTGCGGGTGATGCGCAGGGGCGATGAGGTGCGGGTTTCGATGCCGGTCAGCACGGCGTCGTGCAGCGAGTAACCGCGAATCTGTTTCTCGAACGCTGGCAGGGCCTCGCGGATCGCTTCGATGGCGAAATCCGGCAGGGCCAAGGCCAAATCGCCCAAGGACACCCCAGGCTTGTAGGAAGGTTCGACGCTGCCCAGTGCCGTAGACGGCTTGCCGGCGATGAAATCGCCCACCAGTTGCGCCGGGGCCTCGTAGTTGCTGCCACCGAGTACGTACGCGTGGGATTCCAGGCGTTCCTGCAACTCGATCCCGGCCAGCGGGCCACCGGGATAATCCACTTCCGGGGTGATGCCGACGACGATGCCGGAGTTGGCGTTACGCTCGTTGCGCGAATACTGGCTCATGCCGTTGGTCACGACGCGGTTCGGCTCGGAGGTCGCGGCCACCACGGTGCCGCCCGGGCACATGCAGAAGCTGTACACCGAACGACCATTCTTGGCGTGGTGCACCAGTTTGTAGTCGGCGGCGCCAAGTTTCGGGTGACCGGCGTACTTGCCCAGGCGCGCGCTGTCGATCAGCGATTGCGGGTGTTCGATACGGAAACCCACCGAGAACGGCTTGGCTTCCATGTACACGCCGCGGCTGTGGAGCATGCGGAAGGTGTCTCGGGCGCTGTGGCCCAGGGCCAGGATCACATGTTTCGAATGAATCTGTTCGCCGCTGGCCAGTTCGACGCCGACCAGTTGGCCGTCCTCGATCAGCACATCGGTGACCCGCTGCTG encodes:
- a CDS encoding NAD(P)/FAD-dependent oxidoreductase, encoding MLRITELKLPIDHPEEDLRPAIVQRLGIASDDLLDFTLFKRSYDARKKSSELCFIYTIDLTVRDEASLLRKFADDRNVNEAPDVSYKVVGQAPADLSERPIVVGFGPCGIFAALLLAQMGFKPIILERGPEVRQRTKDTWGLWRKSVLNPESNVQFGEGGAGTFSDGKLYSQIKDPKFLGRKVLHEFVKAGAPEEILYVSKPHIGTFRLTGVVETMREQIRALGGEVRFQQRVTDVLIEDGQLVGVELASGEQIHSKHVILALGHSARDTFRMLHSRGVYMEAKPFSVGFRIEHPQSLIDSARLGKYAGHPKLGAADYKLVHHAKNGRSVYSFCMCPGGTVVAATSEPNRVVTNGMSQYSRNERNANSGIVVGITPEVDYPGGPLAGIELQERLESHAYVLGGSNYEAPAQLVGDFIAGKPSTALGSVEPSYKPGVSLGDLALALPDFAIEAIREALPAFEKQIRGYSLHDAVLTGIETRTSSPLRITRNESLQSLNVKGLFPAGEGAGYAGGILSAGVDGIRIAEAVARDILGLEA